The genomic DNA CGTTGACGCCCTTGCCGTAGGTGGAGGTGATGAACCGCCGGATCACCCAGATGGTGAACACGGTGAAAGTGATCACCCAGAAGAGCATCCACGGGGCTTTCAGGGTGCCCTGCATGGCCCAGACCGTGTCCTTCATCCCCTGGAAGCCGCGTGAGCCGCCGACGAAATCCATGTTCTCGATGGCCGAGATGACCATGTAGTTCACGGCGATGGTGATGATGGCCAGGTAGTCGTCGCGGGTCTTGAATGCCGGAACGGCTACCAGGACGCTGGTCAGGGCAGCAACCACGCCACCGAGCAGAACAATGACCGGGAAGACCATGATGGCCATGGAGGCCGGAAGCATGGGGTCGCCCAGTGTCTTGCCGAAGAAGAGCACGGACAGGATGGACGAGACATAGGCGCCCATGCACATGAAGGCCGCGTGGCCGCAGGTGAATTCCCCCATGTTGCCGTTTACCAGGTTGAGCGAGGTGGACATGATGATGTTGATGCCCACGTACATGATCACGGCCTGGATGTAGTTGCCGATGTAGCCCTGCTGGGCCATGAGCAGCAGAACCACCGCGCTGAGCACCATGACGAAGTTGAGAGAATATTTTTGCATTGTCTATTCTCCCGACTATATCTTGGTGGACTGCGGCATGCCGAACAGTCCGGTAGGTTTCATCCAGAGGATGACGAGCAGGATCGTGAAGGCGAACAGGTCGCGGTAGGTGGACGGGAACACGGTGACCACGCCGACCTCGATGAAGCCGAGCAGGAATCCGCCGTAGAACGCGCCCCGGATGTCGCCGATACCCCCGACGACCGCCGCGATGAAAGCCTTCCAGCCGATGATCATGCCCATGAACGGCTCAAGCACCGGGTAGGACATGGCAAAGAGCAGTCCGGCCAGTCCGGCGAAGGCGGAACCGA from Pseudodesulfovibrio sp. S3 includes the following:
- a CDS encoding branched-chain amino acid ABC transporter permease; its protein translation is MQKYSLNFVMVLSAVVLLLMAQQGYIGNYIQAVIMYVGINIIMSTSLNLVNGNMGEFTCGHAAFMCMGAYVSSILSVLFFGKTLGDPMLPASMAIMVFPVIVLLGGVVAALTSVLVAVPAFKTRDDYLAIITIAVNYMVISAIENMDFVGGSRGFQGMKDTVWAMQGTLKAPWMLFWVITFTVFTIWVIRRFITSTYGKGVNAVCQDETAAEIMSVNTNKIKLVNFMISAGLAGCAGGLFAHIVGYVNPQSFNILKSTEAMVMVYLGGMGSLSGAVLSAIVFTGLLEVLRSQALMDFLLAPATFIFPDWEPSAGVIKWVMIPLLLVLIMQFRPEGIMGNKELSDVFPKLKKYYTFK